The following nucleotide sequence is from Deltaproteobacteria bacterium.
TTTTGTCATAGACAAACCACTTCTGCCGATATAGTTTATAGAGATCATGACAAGAAGGAGGTGATTCGCACATGACATGGACAACTCCCGATTTCCTCGAAGTGCGCATGGATGCAGAAGTCAGCTCATATATTTTCGTGGACTAATCAGCGATCACTTTGGTATTGTTAAAGGCGAGCTTTTTTCCGCATAAGGGGAAGCTCGCCTTTCCGTACCTGCCTCATGTCTCTCCTAACTAATTACGTAGCGATTGTTGCACGACCGTGAGGAACGTAACGTGCGGGTAAGAGTGCTTGGATCAGCAGCAGGTGGTGGCTTCCCGCAGTGGAACTGTAATTGCGTCAATTGTCACGGGTTTCGCTCAGGCACGCTACGTGCTCAAGCACGGACACAATCTTCGCTGGCTCTGAGTGCGGACGGACAGCGTTGGTATCTGCTTAATGCCAGTCCTGATATTCGTCAACAAATCAATTCTTCTCCTTGCTTGTCGCCCCAGGCCGTCCCACGCGACACGCCGATTCAAGCGGTTCTACTCACTAATGGTGAGATCGACCATATAACTGGCCTTCTCTCTTTGCGCGAGTCGCAACCCCTTTGCGTGTACTCGACGGCCCAGGTGCAGCAGTGGGTGCTAGAGACCAATGCGGTGTTTCGCGGCTTGTTTCGCGCGCCAACCTTGAGCCAATGGAAGATTGTGAAGCCAGACACCCGCCAGGAGCTGGTTGGCATAGATGGTAAGAGTAGCGGCCTCTCGTTTGAAGCAGTGCGTGCCCCAGGAAAGCCGCCTGCGTATCTCACCGGCTTGGTGCCTGAGTCGGATGAAGCGACCATCGCATATAAAGTGACCAATGATGCGACTGGCCGTACGCTGGTCTATCTTCCGGCGGTAAAAAGTATTGACGCGGTGGTCCGCTCCATGTTGGACAATTGTCAGGGCTTCTTTTTCGATGGCACCTGTTGGTCTGACGATGAGTTGGTTCGCTTGGGCCTCTCGCAGAAGACCTCTCTTTCAATGGGCCATGTTCCCATCAGCGGACCAACAGGCAGCTTAGCGCAGTTGGCGTCGTTGCAAGGGGTGCGAAAAATTTATACGCATATGAACAACACCAACCCGCTGCTCATTGAAGATGCGCCCGAGCGGCGGATTGTCGCCGAGGCTGGCTGGGATGTGGCATTTGATGGTATGGAATTCGAGGTTTGAAGAAGTCTGGAGATGGTGAAGACTGAGACGCGTATATGAGTACAACTGAAACCCGACCACTGTGGACACCGAAGGAGTTTGAACAGCAACTACGTGCGGTAGGTGAGGAAGGGTATCATGATAAGCACCCTTTCCATGTATTGATGCACGAGGGCAAGCTCACCAAGCGCCAATTGCAAGCGTGGATTGAGAATCGCTTTTACTATCAGGTCATGATTCCCAAGAAAGATTCGGCGATCATGGCTAAGATGACCACGCCAGTCGAACGACGGGCATGGATTCAGCGGATTATCGACCACGATGGTACACCTGGCCAGGAAGCGGGCGGTATTCACAAGTGGCTGGTGTTGGGTGAGGCAGCCGGACTGCGCCGCGAAGACATGGAAAGCCTTCGCTACGTGCTTCCTGCGGTGCGATTCGCTGTCGATGCCTATTTGACCTTAGTACAGACCCATTCGTTGGTTGAAGCGGTGGGGTCGTCTCTCACTGAACTTTTCGCGCCAACGCTGATGTCGCGCCGACTGCCCGCCTTTGAAGTGCACTATCCGTGGGTGGAGCAGCGCGGACTGGAGTATTTTCGTTCGCGCCTTATTCAGGCGCCGCGCGATGTTGAGTTTGGTCTTGATTACGTGGTAAAGAACTGCACAACCCGAGACTTGCAAGAGCGTGTCGTGCGTGTCTTAACTATCAAGTGCCATATATTGTGGAGCCTGCTTGACGCCGTGCATTTCGCCTATGTCACTCCAGGATTGCCACCGCCGTTGTGGGGAAAGTGAGCGATTGATCGATGGCTGAACTACCGGCTGATTTCCGTCCGCGACTGGCTTCGAAAGCGCGCTTGCGTTGGGACGCGGTTGAGAAGAAGCACATGCTCGTGTTTCCTGAAGCGGCGTTGGTATTAAATGATAGTGCGGCTGCTATCCTCAAACTGTGCGACGGCGAGCGCGTGGTGTCGCAAGTTATCGATGCTCTGGTTGAGCAATTTACTGGGGCGGATCGTAACGTGATTGCGCAAGAAGTGAACGTCCTGCTTGAACGCTTGCAAACCCGCGGTTTGCTGGAGTCGTAGATTATATGGCTGCTCCTCGCCCGTATACGCTCGTTGCCGAGCTGACTTACCGCTGCCCATTACGCTGTCCGTATTGTTCGAATCCCATCGATCTGCAGCTCAAAAAAGGTGAACTGACCACCGAGCAGTGGTGCCAAGTGTTTTCTGATGCTGCTGAGTTAGGTGTTATTCAGCTGCATCTCTCTGGCGGTGAGCCCACGGTTCGCAAAGACCTGCCGGAGTTGATACGTCACGCGCGCAAATGTGATCTGTACACCAACCTCATTACGGGTGGGACGTTAGTGAGTGAGGACGACTTGCGGGAGTTTCGAGACTGCGGTCTTGATCACGTGCAGTTAAGCATCCAAGATACCGATCGCGAAACAGCGGAGCTGATTGCTGGCGTCCGTTCGTATGACAAGAAGTTAGAAGTCGCGCGACAAATTACCAAGCTTGGCTTGCCACTAACGCTGAATGTTGTGGTGCATCGCTATAACATTGGCCATGTGCCAGAGCTTATTGCTCTCGGCGCGGAACTTGGTGCTCAGCGACTAGAGCTTGCCAATAGTCAATACGTGTCGTGGGCATTGCAAAATAGGAACACCCTGTTGCCAACCCAAGCGCAACGTGATGAGGCCGCGGCCATAGCCCGGGAGGCACGCGAACGCTATCGCGGCAAAATGGAAATTGTCTTCGTGCAGGTTGACTATCTGACGAAGGAACCTAAACCCTGTATGGGAGGGTGGGCACGGACGTACATGCTCATCACACCAACCGGCGAAGTATTGCCGTGTCACGCTGCCCACACCATTCCCAATCTCCACTTTGATAATGTGCAGCAGCAATCGTTGAAGACGATATGGCCTGAGTCGCCAGCACTGAATGCGTTTCGTGGCGATGCGTGGATGGAAGAGCCGTGCCGTAGTTGCCCGAATAAAGCGAAGGATTTTGGCGGTTGCCGCTGTCAGGCGTTTCTATTGACCGGTGACCCTGCCGCTACCGATCCTGTTTGTCATCTGTCTCCTCGCCATGATGTCATTGTTGAGGCTATAGCTACGGCAGAACACGTGGACAATGCTCCGCTTGTGTATCGGGATCAAAAAAACAGCGAACGATTATTGAGTCGCTTATGAGCAAACCAGTGGAATCGAGTACGGCAAACGCGAAAGCGACAGACAACCCGACAGGTGCTCCAAGTGGGCGTGGTCGGCAAAAGGGGAAGAAGGGCGTGGATTCCTCGATTTGGGTAATGGGTGGCTTGACCCTGTTGATGGTCATCTTGGCGTATCTGAAAAGTCCTGACTTGCCAATGCGTGGGTTACAGACCTCAATGTCGCTCTTACAGGATGTGTGGTTACCACTGCTGCTAGGATTTCTGCTGGCAGGTTTCTTTGATGTGTTAGTGCCGCGTGAGTTCCTGGTTAAATGGATGGGCGAACAGTCTGGTATCAAAGGGATCTTGATTGGGTGGCTGATCGGTCTTGCTATGCCCGGTGGTCCTTATGTCGTGTTTCCCATTGCCGCCTCTCTGTTCAACCAAGGTGTCGGCGTTGGTCCATTAGTGACTTTCATTACGGCTAAGTCTCTTTTGTCCCCGACCCGCCTATTTTCTTGGGAGGCGCCATTCCTTGGTTGGCCCTTTGCAGCAGCACGGGCGATCCCGAGTTTGCTCCTTCCGCCGTTGGTGGGGATTATCGGCCAACGGCTATTCTCGTATTTCAATCGGTAGTCAGTGGTGTTTGGTATTTGTTGTGTGGTACGTCTATAGGTTCCTTCTTCCTAAGGGAGATCGTTAGTCCCAGCAGCCAGGGCCAGCAACCCGCTCCCAACTTGTAGTGATACGAGTTTTTGCAGAGGGAGTATCTGCAGGGCCCCTTCGGCTTCGATCTGCGCCATGCGCTCCTCGATATGTGTACGCATCGCCACAGCCCGCTCTCTCTCGCCGATGTCGCTTGCCAATCGATACAGTTCTCCCAAATACAGTAGACAATGAAAGCTGCGGCACACGCGTGCATCGAAGGCTTGTGCTCCTGTCGCTTCCTGCTGATAGGCGGGATTGGCCAACGCATTACGCTGCGCGATCAGTCGCTTTGGTGTACGGCGCAGATATTCAGCCACTGAACGAAACAAGCGGTTCTGTGGTAGCCGTTCTCGTAGTGCACTGAAATGCGTTTCAAGAATCCGCACCGTTGCTTCGGTACGTTGCAGTCCGTCTTCCATAGCTTTACGCCGAGACGTACCGGACAGGCTTTGGTCTTCAAGGGCGGGATCGGTGAAATATGGCAGTTCACAAATGAACGATAGCGCATGAGGCACTAACGTCTTGAGATAATCATCAGTGCTGGTTCCGGTTGAGAAAAACGGCGCAGGATCTTCACCAAGATTCTTCGCCATGAAATCGTAGCCTTCGCGTGCACCAAACAGCGGGTAGATCGCGCGATCCCAAGCTTCAATATACGGCACCTCCGGTTCTCCCCCATGCAGTGGTAACCGATGATCCGCTACCAGTTGATGAAGCTGGGGGAACAACGCTGGGAGATGTTGCGAGAGGTAGAAGTACACGCCACAGAAACTGGCATTGTGTAGACTAGAGAGAAAGTCTGGACGGCATTGTTGCATCAACTGCATCACTACCTGTGTTTCAGCAGGAGGCGTGGTGAAGTGCAGCGTCTTATAATGGATCGGAAAGCCCCACTCGACCTGCTCATCTTGTGGTGGACGATAATAATTCAGGGCATACTTGATCGGTGAGAATGTCCCTTTGAACCAACCTTCATTCAGCGCGAGTCCATCTGGATCAGATGCCTTGACGATCAGGAAGGTACAATCGAATTGTTCTCGCAGCTCCGACTGTTCGCACAAAAGACGGCTCAAGAACTCAAGCGTCAGAACGCCGATCGGTTCATTCGGATGCGGAGCTCCAAGAAACAATACGGTACGCTTGCCGTGACCGATGGTGAGTAGTTCGATGGGTCGTCCATCGGTAGACGAGCCAATCACTTGTAGTTTGGCGAGTTCAGGAAATTCATCGACTAGGCGCAACGAGCTGTGATGTAATTCCTCCAGCGTGGGAAAGTCTCGGTAGTCCGGGATACCGGTCAAGATGTCACTCAGTGTCATAATGCTTTACAATTGTATAGGATGGGCATGGCCCACCTCACACGGGTGCTCTGGTAGTGTGGCTTAGACCTGTTGTGTCAAATACCTTGCAATCTTCGCCGCATCTCGCTCTTTTCCCGCGACTGCAATGCGAAGCTTTTCCAGATGTTGCTGCACAGTTTTTTCTGCCTGTTTCACCGGGTGTGAAGCAAAGAAGTTGATGACCTCTGCTTCTCGCTGAGGCGTGACCAACGAGAGAATGCCTTCACACATCCGGCCGATCGAGTTGTCTGGATATTGGCGACCCATCTCGTCCCAATGGTCTTTCATATACTGCCATGCACGTTCGCGGAGTTCCGTGTTGAGGAGCAGGGCGCGCATCAGATAAGGGGCATTCTGCGTACGGACTTCACCATTGATGGTGAGCTGTAACGTTCGCTCGAATAATTCGGGCGAACGAAATGTGGCAAGAGCAAACAAATAGCGTGTCTCATCTTGCGGTGTTTTTGCTTGCTTGTATTGCGAGGTGAATTCCTCGTACTCAGCGAGGTCACCGCAAGCCGCAACAATCGAGACCAGTGCAGGAACGACGTTGCGATCTATTGATGTTGGATTCTGTTTATATTGTGCATAGCGGGTGCGCGCTTCGGCTTGAATCGTTGTGTCTGCGCCGAGAGTGCCGAGCGCAGTCAGCAAGTCACCACGTAACTGGCCGATCAGGTCGCTTTCTCCTGCTTGTGGATTCCAACCCAGTTTCTGCACTATCGGTGTGAGGAGGTGGCGTAGAAACTTCTGTAACGCTGGTCGCTGCGGCGCATCGAGCAGGTAATCGAGATATTGGGCTGATGCCAGTATCACGTTCCAGACATTTGGATCAGTCTCCTCACGGAACAGCGAGAGGAGATCAAGGTACGTCGTCATGGGTGTCAGACCAGCCTGCGCCGCTGCCCAGGTGTCGTTGATGAGATTGAAGCGTTCGACGGCAGTAAGGATTTTGTCCAGGTTGTTTGTCAGGCACTTCTGCAGATCTCGTGAGTACTGCACGCGATAAAAGCCGTGGCCCCCGGAGTTCACTACGACCCACTCCGGTTGTGATGAGAGAGTAAGGCGTATGTCTGTACTGGTCAACAATGCTTTCTGTTCATGAATACCTTGTGCCGTCTTTGCGCGGAGGAAAATCGGCACGTGCCAGAGTTGCGGTTGGCTGTTTCCATCTGACGAATAGCGGAATCTCTGCTGGGAAATGACAACGTCGTTCCCTTGCACCTCCACTTTCAGCATCGGATACCCGGGCTGAAAGATCCACGAATCCATCAGCGCACGTGCTGGTTGTCGCGAGGCTTCCTCTATGGCATCCCACAGGTCGGTGGTCTCAGTATTCGCATATTCATGCTTTTTCAAATAGAGGCTGATCCCAGCACGAAACGCTTCTGCACCGAGATACTGCTCTAACATGCGCAAGACCGCCGCACCTTTTTGGTACGTCAGCACATCGAACATGCCTTGTGCTTCTTCAGGTCGATGCACCGGGAATTCAATCGGACGCGTACTCTGCAAGCCATCGACTTGCATGGCGCTCGCGCGTGAGACCGCGAAGCTCGTCCACTGCTGCCATTCCGGCTTGATGTGATCGACTGCCAACGCCGCCATGAATGTGGCGAACGCTTCGTTCAACCACAATCCATTCCACCAACGCATGGTGACGAGATCACCGAACCACATATGTGCATTCTCGTGCGAGACGATATTGGCGACTCGTTCGAGATCGCGCCGCGCAGCGTTGTGTGGATCAACTAGCAACGCAGTCTCACGATAAGTGACAGCGCCGAGGTTTTCCATCGCACCGAACGCGAAATCTGGGATAGCGATGAGGTCAAGCTTGTCGCCAGGGTAGGGGTACTGGTAGTAGTCACTGAAGAATCGTAACGACGCTGCGCCGATTTCTTGGCCGAAGGGTGCTAAGTGCCGTTTCCCAGGAACCGCCCACACTCGCACTGGTGTCTTGCCCACATGAACCGGCTCGGTGCCCTCAAACTCGCCGACAATGAAAGCAACCAGATAGGTCGACATCTTAATACTGTCGGCGAAGACGACCTCTTTCTTCCCAGTACCAGGAAGAGGAGATTCACGGACAACAGCGGTGTTGGAAATGGCTGTCAAATGCTCAGGAATGATAAAGGTCGTCTGGAATACGGCTTTCCATGCTGGTTCATCCCAACAGGGAAATGCCCGTCGTGCATCGGTAGCTTCAAACTGCGTGGAAGCGAGCACCTTATCGTTGCCTTGGGTATCCTTGTACGTGCTGCGATAAAACCCATGTAACTTGTCGTTGAGGATTCCGGAAAACGTAAGCTGTAGCTCATATGAACCGCGTGCAAGCTGATCAGGGAGCTTCAACAGCGCACGTTGATTGATCTCATCCAGGGTGGCGGTTCCAACGACTTTCTTCCCACTCTTTGAGACAATCGAGACAGCATGAATTTGCAGCTCTGCGGCGTTGAGACAAATCTCCGCCGTTGGCTCTAACACCTCAATTGTTACGATTTCCTCGCCGGCAAAAGTGAAGGCGGTCAAATCTGGAGTAAGGCGGATCTGATAACGATCCGGGCGAACATTGGTTGGTAATTTATACGCCTGCTCATCAACAGCCGACGCTCCATGTGTTTGGGTATCTGCCATAACATGTTCCTCGCTTTGCTCTTACTCATGCCGCTGTAGCCTGTGCATTTCTTGTTACTTAGGGAAACATGCGATCCTTTACGCTGAAACTGATTAAAGAATCAAGAGCGCGCCTTTTCTTGCTTTGGAACCGAGGTAAATTGGTGTGTTTGTATACAGGATTTCACAAGGAGAAAATTCTCCTAACCCTTATTCAAAGAGAGATGTACTCTTAGAAATAAAGATAATTGCAGTTGTTAAATTATAACTTTTGGTATATTTGAAGAGGAGGAGTGGGGTCTTTCAGGTGGTGCGGAAGGGGGAAACAAGGGTGGTAGATGAAAAACACCAGTCAGATGCTGACGCTAAGGCGAGTCAAGCGAGCAGCGAACAACAGCCCGTTGCACAAGAGCGCACCTTGGAGTCTCAGTCGCAACTCGACCCCGAGGTATTAGAAAAGGCTCTGACAGAACTCGATCGCACGAAAAATTTGCTACAGCATGAAGCCGCTGCGCGTCAGCAAGCGGAACGTGAACTGCGGAAAGCCAAAGATATCACCGAAGCAACGATTCGTGCCCGAGAAGAGTTTCTGGCAACGATGAGCCATGAACTGCGTACTCCTCTTAGCGTCGTGTTGGGCTATACCGACCTCTTAGAGGGAGGAGAGTTTGGCGATTTGACCGACCAGCAAACTGAGGTTCTCAAACGAGTGAGAAAAAATGCTGGTGATTTGTTGGGCCTTATTGATGCGCTCCTCGATGCCAGTCATCTCCAGGTGGGCCGTTCTGCCCTTTCTCTGACAGAGATCCGTTTGGGTGAACTCCTCGAAGAGGTATGGAAAGAGACAGAGGAGTTACGGGCCGTCTCACCGCTAGACTTTGTGTTCGAGGTACAAGATCCGGAGATGGGGTTCTCTACGGACGTCGACAAAATAAAGATTGTGTTACGGAATTTGCTCAGCAATGCGCGGAAATTTACCGACCGAGGACAGGTCACTCTCCGAGGACAGCGAAAAGACCTTGGTGTCGAGATCTGTGTCGTTGATACGGGAATTGGAATGGAAAAGGAAGAAGTGCCCTTTGCCTTTCAGCCATTTCGTAAAGTAGGGACTACCGAGACACAACGTCGAGGGGGAGCAGGGCTTGGGCTCTATATCGTCAAGAATTTCTTAGATTTGCTGAAGGGGACGATTACGGTAGAGAGTGAAGTGGGCCGTGGTTCGACGTTTCGGATTTGGCTTCCGCTGACACCGAGATAGTCATCGATCGCTAAACCTTGCGAACTTGACTCCTCGCAGCTCCCCATTCATGGTAAGGTGCGGAGAGTTCGACATGAATATCCAAATTTTCGGTTTGCAAAAATGCGCCGATACCCGCAAAGCGCAACGGTTCTTCAAAGAGCGAGGCGTTCGCTTTCAGTTTGTCGATCTGAAAGAAAAAGGACTCTCAAAAGGTGAGTTACAGTCGGTGGCTGGACGAGTGCCGCTCGATCAGCTCATCGATCGGTCGAGCGCTCGTTTCGTTGAGAAAGGGCTTGCCCACGCTTCATTCAATGCCGCGAAGATTGAGACACTCCTGCTTGATGATCCCTTACTGTTCCGTACGCCGATTGTCCGTAACGGCCGAGAGGCAACCGTGGGGTACTGCCCAGAGACTTGGAAGGATTGGCAAGATCGGGAATGAAGCGGAGAAATGGCGAAGGTAAAAACGGCATGGGCGAAAGAGCGAGTGGGCGGACCGGCGCCCACTCGCCCATGCTACTGATCGCCCATGCTACTGATCGCCCATGCTACTGATCGCCCATGCTACTGATCGCCCATGCTACTGATCGCCCATGCTACTGATCGCCCATGCTACTGATCGCCCATGCTACTGATCGCCCATGCGCCCGTTCGCTTTGTCGCCCGGTCAGGAGAGAGGCTAAGCGAGGGGGGCAGGGGCATGTGGTACTTCCTTCCACTGATCCGGGTCGTGACCGTAGAGGATCGTTGCCCCTTTTTTATCGCGTAGGTCTCGCAGCGTTGCCAGTGACTTGTACATCTCCTGTTCGTCATAGGCGACGGACGGTAACAAGTTCTCATCCATATTGGTCTTGGT
It contains:
- the pqqB gene encoding pyrroloquinoline quinone biosynthesis protein PqqB, which gives rise to MRVRVLGSAAGGGFPQWNCNCVNCHGFRSGTLRAQARTQSSLALSADGQRWYLLNASPDIRQQINSSPCLSPQAVPRDTPIQAVLLTNGEIDHITGLLSLRESQPLCVYSTAQVQQWVLETNAVFRGLFRAPTLSQWKIVKPDTRQELVGIDGKSSGLSFEAVRAPGKPPAYLTGLVPESDEATIAYKVTNDATGRTLVYLPAVKSIDAVVRSMLDNCQGFFFDGTCWSDDELVRLGLSQKTSLSMGHVPISGPTGSLAQLASLQGVRKIYTHMNNTNPLLIEDAPERRIVAEAGWDVAFDGMEFEV
- the pqqC gene encoding pyrroloquinoline-quinone synthase PqqC produces the protein MSTTETRPLWTPKEFEQQLRAVGEEGYHDKHPFHVLMHEGKLTKRQLQAWIENRFYYQVMIPKKDSAIMAKMTTPVERRAWIQRIIDHDGTPGQEAGGIHKWLVLGEAAGLRREDMESLRYVLPAVRFAVDAYLTLVQTHSLVEAVGSSLTELFAPTLMSRRLPAFEVHYPWVEQRGLEYFRSRLIQAPRDVEFGLDYVVKNCTTRDLQERVVRVLTIKCHILWSLLDAVHFAYVTPGLPPPLWGK
- the pqqD gene encoding pyrroloquinoline quinone biosynthesis peptide chaperone PqqD → MAELPADFRPRLASKARLRWDAVEKKHMLVFPEAALVLNDSAAAILKLCDGERVVSQVIDALVEQFTGADRNVIAQEVNVLLERLQTRGLLES
- the pqqE gene encoding pyrroloquinoline quinone biosynthesis protein PqqE translates to MAAPRPYTLVAELTYRCPLRCPYCSNPIDLQLKKGELTTEQWCQVFSDAAELGVIQLHLSGGEPTVRKDLPELIRHARKCDLYTNLITGGTLVSEDDLREFRDCGLDHVQLSIQDTDRETAELIAGVRSYDKKLEVARQITKLGLPLTLNVVVHRYNIGHVPELIALGAELGAQRLELANSQYVSWALQNRNTLLPTQAQRDEAAAIAREARERYRGKMEIVFVQVDYLTKEPKPCMGGWARTYMLITPTGEVLPCHAAHTIPNLHFDNVQQQSLKTIWPESPALNAFRGDAWMEEPCRSCPNKAKDFGGCRCQAFLLTGDPAATDPVCHLSPRHDVIVEAIATAEHVDNAPLVYRDQKNSERLLSRL
- a CDS encoding M1 family metallopeptidase; its protein translation is MADTQTHGASAVDEQAYKLPTNVRPDRYQIRLTPDLTAFTFAGEEIVTIEVLEPTAEICLNAAELQIHAVSIVSKSGKKVVGTATLDEINQRALLKLPDQLARGSYELQLTFSGILNDKLHGFYRSTYKDTQGNDKVLASTQFEATDARRAFPCWDEPAWKAVFQTTFIIPEHLTAISNTAVVRESPLPGTGKKEVVFADSIKMSTYLVAFIVGEFEGTEPVHVGKTPVRVWAVPGKRHLAPFGQEIGAASLRFFSDYYQYPYPGDKLDLIAIPDFAFGAMENLGAVTYRETALLVDPHNAARRDLERVANIVSHENAHMWFGDLVTMRWWNGLWLNEAFATFMAALAVDHIKPEWQQWTSFAVSRASAMQVDGLQSTRPIEFPVHRPEEAQGMFDVLTYQKGAAVLRMLEQYLGAEAFRAGISLYLKKHEYANTETTDLWDAIEEASRQPARALMDSWIFQPGYPMLKVEVQGNDVVISQQRFRYSSDGNSQPQLWHVPIFLRAKTAQGIHEQKALLTSTDIRLTLSSQPEWVVVNSGGHGFYRVQYSRDLQKCLTNNLDKILTAVERFNLINDTWAAAQAGLTPMTTYLDLLSLFREETDPNVWNVILASAQYLDYLLDAPQRPALQKFLRHLLTPIVQKLGWNPQAGESDLIGQLRGDLLTALGTLGADTTIQAEARTRYAQYKQNPTSIDRNVVPALVSIVAACGDLAEYEEFTSQYKQAKTPQDETRYLFALATFRSPELFERTLQLTINGEVRTQNAPYLMRALLLNTELRERAWQYMKDHWDEMGRQYPDNSIGRMCEGILSLVTPQREAEVINFFASHPVKQAEKTVQQHLEKLRIAVAGKERDAAKIARYLTQQV
- a CDS encoding HAMP domain-containing histidine kinase; this encodes MVDEKHQSDADAKASQASSEQQPVAQERTLESQSQLDPEVLEKALTELDRTKNLLQHEAAARQQAERELRKAKDITEATIRAREEFLATMSHELRTPLSVVLGYTDLLEGGEFGDLTDQQTEVLKRVRKNAGDLLGLIDALLDASHLQVGRSALSLTEIRLGELLEEVWKETEELRAVSPLDFVFEVQDPEMGFSTDVDKIKIVLRNLLSNARKFTDRGQVTLRGQRKDLGVEICVVDTGIGMEKEEVPFAFQPFRKVGTTETQRRGGAGLGLYIVKNFLDLLKGTITVESEVGRGSTFRIWLPLTPR
- a CDS encoding ArsC family transcriptional regulator, whose amino-acid sequence is MNIQIFGLQKCADTRKAQRFFKERGVRFQFVDLKEKGLSKGELQSVAGRVPLDQLIDRSSARFVEKGLAHASFNAAKIETLLLDDPLLFRTPIVRNGREATVGYCPETWKDWQDRE